A genomic segment from Aegilops tauschii subsp. strangulata cultivar AL8/78 chromosome 1, Aet v6.0, whole genome shotgun sequence encodes:
- the LOC109736423 gene encoding UDP-glycosyltransferase 88B1-like — protein sequence MKQTVVMYPGAGVGHVGPMSELANVFLEHGYDVTVVLVEPPFKSTDSAATAIERIAASNPSISFHVLPPLPAPDFAASGKHPSLLMLQLLHDYNERLEAFLRGIPRKKLHSVILDMFCVHATDVCVKLGVPVYTFFVGGASCLSVLTQVPALIAGRQTGLKELGDMPLDFLGVPPMPASHLIKELLEHPEDEMCKAMTDIWKRNTETMGVLVNTFELLESRAVQSLMDLPGRKLPPIYCVGPLVSKGTKDHYKAERNECLEWLDAQPDRSVVFLCFGSMGTLSAEQLKEMAVGLERSGQRFLWSVRKPAGSNSPKKYLEVRPEPDLDALLPQGFLQRTKGRGLVVKSWAPQVAVLRHQATGAFVTHCGWNSVLEAVAAGVPMLCLPLEAEQKMNKVCMTEDMGVALELEGYMASFVKAEEVDAKVRLVIEGEDGRQLRARVAARREEAKAALEEGGSSRASFARFLLDVDNLGKQLSE from the coding sequence ATGAAGCAGACCGTGGTGATGTACCCCGGCGCCGGCGTCGGCCACGTTGGCCCCATGTCGGAGCTCGCCAACGTCTTCCTCGAGCATGGCTACGACGTCACCGTGGTGCTCGTCGAGCCGCCTTTCAAGTCGACagactccgccgccaccgccatcGAGCGCATCGCCGCCTCCAACCCGTCCATCTCCTTCCATGTCCTCCCGCCCCTCCCTGCTCCAGACTTTGCAGCCTCCGGCAAGCACCCTTCCCTACTCATGCTCCAGCTCTTGCACGACTATAACGAGCGGTTGGAAGCGTTCCTCCGCGGCATCCCCCGGAAAAAGTTGCACTCTGTCATCCTCGACATGTTCTGCGTCCACGCCACCGACGTCTGCGTGAAGCTCGGCGTCCCGGTCTACACGTTCTTCGTCGGGGGCGCCTCGTGCCTGTCTGTCCTAACCCAGGTCCCGGCACTGATCGCCGGCAGGCAGACGGGCTTGAAGGAACTCGGGGACATGCCCCTCGATTTCCTCGGCGTCCCGCCGATGCCAGCGTCTCATCTCATCAAGGAGCTGCTGGAGCACCCCGAGGATGAGATGTGCAAGGCCATGACAGACATCTGGAAGCGCAACACGGAGACCATGGGCGTTCTGGTGAACACGTTTGAGTTGTTGGAGAGCCGGGCGGTGCAGTCTCTCATGGACCTCCCCGGCAGAAAGCTGCCTCCGATCTACTGCGTCGGGCCGCTGGTCAGCAAGGGCACCAAGGATCATTACAAAGCAGAGAGGAACGAGTGCCTTGAGTGGCTCGATGCGCAGCCCGACCGCAGCGTGGTGTTCCTCTGTTTCGGGAGCATGGGCACGCTCTCGGCGGAGCAGCTCAAGGAGATGGCCGTTGGGTTGGAGAGGTCAGGGCAGCGGTTCCTGTGGTCCGTGCGCAAGCCCGCCGGAAGCAACAGCCCGAAGAAGTACTTGGAGGTGCGCCCCGAGCCGGACCTTGACGCGCTGCTGCCTCAAGGATTCCTACAGCGGACAAAGGGCAGGGGCCTTGTCGTCAAGTCGTGGGCGCCGCAGGTGGCCGTGCTCCGCCACCAGGCGACAGGCGCGTTCGTGACGCACTGCGGATGGAACTCGGTGCTGGAGGCCGTTGCGGCTGGAGTGCCGATGTTGTGCCTGCCGCTGGAAGCGGAGCAGAAGATGAACAAGGTGTGCATGACAGAGGACATGGGCGTCGCTCTCGAGCTGGAGGGATACATGGCAAGTTTTGTCAAGGCAGAGGAGGTGGATGCCAAGGTGAGGCTGGTGATCGAGGGCGAGGATGGGAGGCAGCTCAGGGCCCGGGTGGCTGCTCGCAGGGAAGAGGCCaaggcggcgctggaggaagggGGCTCGTCGCGGGCGTCGTTTGCCCGGTTTTTGTTGGATGTGGACAATCTCGGAAAGCAGCTCAGCGAGTGA
- the LOC109736431 gene encoding S-type anion channel SLAH2-like produces MCLGVNSQAMLWKTLESEPSMAFLHVHPTANYVFWWVSVALTIIVSVTYLLKVIFYFEAVRREFHHPVRVNFFFAPWIACLFLVKGEPHPVWEIHHVVYNLLMLPILCLGLKIYGQWMSSGERRLSKVANPSNHLAVVGNFVGALLGAKMGLRELPIFFFAVGLAHYGVLFVTLYQRLPTNVQLPKELHPVFFLFVAAPSVASMAWARISGEFNDGAKLLYFISLFLYMSLVVRINLFTGFRFSLAWWAYTFPMTSVALATALYASEVDNLLTRALAVGLSVIAVVTVTAVLATTLYHAFVCGDLFPNDVSIAITRRKPKFSKMLTQIRSSSSDVKDLVLSIPNFSSGSKHSSTNSRASNSAGECPVMAHMHERAERAFDRRCTTDCMHTRLAYIEQ; encoded by the coding sequence ATGTGCCTCGGGGTGAATAGCCAGGCCATGTTGTGGAAGACGCTCGAGTCGGAGCCCTCCATGGCGTTCCTGCACGTGCACCCCACCGCCAACTACGTCTTCTGGTGGGTCTCCGTCGCTCTCACCATCATCGTCTCCGTCACCTATCTCCTCAAGGTCATCTTCTACTTCGAGGCTGTCCGCCGTGAGTTCCACCATCCTGTGCGCGTCAACTTCTTCTTCGCGCCATGGATCGCTTGTCTCTTTCTCGTCAAGGGTGAGCCGCATCCGGTGTGGGAGATCCACCACGTCGTCTATAACCTCCTCATGCTACCCATCCTCTGCCTCGGCCTAAAGATCTATGGCCAGTGGATGTCTAGTGGAGAGCGGCGCCTCTCCAAAGTGGCCAACCCGTCGAACCACCTTGCAGTTGTTGGCAACTTTGTCGGTGCGCTGCTCGGTGCCAAGATGGGCCTCAGGGAGCTGCCcatcttcttcttcgccgtcggGCTCGCGCACTACGGCGTGCTCTTCGTCACCCTCTACCAGAGGCTCCCCACCAACGTGCAGCTCCCCAAGGAGCTTCACCCAGTCTTCTTCCTCTTTGTCGCCGCGCCGAGCGTCGCGTCCATGGCATGGGCCAGGATCTCTGGCGAGTTCAATGACGGCGCCAAGCTCCTTTACTTCATCTCGCTCTTCCTCTACATGTCGCTAGTAGTGCGCATCAACCTCTTCACGGGGTTTAGATTCTCGCTGGCCTGGTGGGCGTACACATTCCCAATGACAAGTGTGGCCCTAGCGACCGCGTTGTATGCGTCAGAGGTGGACAACCTGTTGACGCGGGCACTGGCGGTGGGGCTGTCGGTGATCGCTGTCGTGACCGTGACCGCCGTTCTGGCCACGACCTTGTACCACGCCTTCGTGTGTGGAGACCTCTTCCCCAACGATGTGTCCATTGCCATCACGAGGAGGAAGCCCAAGTTCAGCAAGATGCTCACGCAAATTCGGTCGTCCAGCTCAGACGTCAAGGATCTCGTCCTCTCCATTCCCAATTTCAGTTCCGGTTCCAAGCACTCCAGCACCAACTCCAGGGCGAGCAACAGCGCCGGGGAGTGTCCGGTGATGGCGCACATGCATGAAAGAGCAGAGCGGGCGTTTGATCGTCGGTGCACAACAGATTGCATGCACACACGTCTAGCTTATATTGAGCAATAG